The following coding sequences lie in one Actinomycetota bacterium genomic window:
- a CDS encoding very short patch repair endonuclease, translating to MLWWWASSSASAERWLSRPRATEWRCVRFLSPSRLGPPPPASAPAVSRSMRGNVAKNTTPEVRLRAMLREAGFPGYRLHWRKAPGRPDIAYPGRKVAIFVNGCFWHRCPHCKPAMPQTNREFWERKFELNAERDARKVSQLQDSGWTVLLVWECEIESESALARVVDSLGRTSAHSARARV from the coding sequence ATGCTCTGGTGGTGGGCATCGTCGAGCGCATCGGCAGAGAGGTGGCTGTCGAGGCCTCGCGCGACTGAGTGGAGGTGCGTCCGCTTCTTGTCTCCCAGTAGGCTCGGACCCCCTCCGCCTGCGAGTGCACCGGCCGTGTCGCGCTCCATGCGCGGCAACGTTGCGAAGAACACGACGCCGGAAGTCCGGCTGCGCGCCATGCTTCGTGAGGCAGGATTCCCCGGCTACCGATTGCACTGGCGGAAAGCGCCGGGTCGGCCCGACATCGCGTACCCGGGTCGGAAGGTCGCCATCTTCGTCAACGGGTGCTTCTGGCACAGATGCCCGCACTGCAAGCCAGCTATGCCGCAGACGAACCGCGAGTTCTGGGAGCGGAAGTTCGAGTTGAATGCGGAGCGGGATGCGCGAAAGGTCAGTCAACTGCAAGATTCGGGTTGGACGGTGTTGTTAGTGTGGGAGTGCGAGATCGAGAGCGAATCTGCGTTGGCGCGTGTCGTCGACTCGCTCGGACGGACGTCGGCGCACTCAGCGCGGGCGCGAGTGTAG